The following coding sequences lie in one Musa acuminata AAA Group cultivar baxijiao chromosome BXJ3-1, Cavendish_Baxijiao_AAA, whole genome shotgun sequence genomic window:
- the LOC103973819 gene encoding uncharacterized protein LOC103973819, translating to MALRQRGWSWSSALVGAASAAAATVVVLGRPRDPTFHLISITLSSFRLNLPLLDVDLTLTVHVTNPNLVPIHYASAIISIFYAGSHLGSALLDAGSQPAMSCQLLHLPARLYGLELAHHIPRLLADAARRQMTLDASVDISGTAQVLWWAHRFSVHVDSHVVVDPIFLDVIDQENHSETHLYLS from the coding sequence ATGGCCCTGCGACAGCGAGGCTGGAGCTGGAGCTCCGCCCTGGTGGGCGCCGCCTCGGCTGCGGCGGCCACCGTCGTCGTCCTCGGTCGGCCAAGAGACCCCACCTTCCACCTCATCTCCATCACCCTCTCCTCCTTCCGCCTCAACCTCCCCCTCCTCGACGTCGACCTCACCCTCACCGTCCACGTCACCAACCCCAACCTCGTCCCCATCCACTAcgcttccgccatcatctccatatTTTACGCCGGCTCCCACCTCGGCTCCGCCCTCCTCGACGCCGGCTCCCAACCCGCCATGTCCTGCCAGCTCCTCCACCTCCCGGCCCGCCTTTACGGCCTCGAGCTCGCCCACCACATCCCGAGACTCCTCGCCGACGCCGCCCGCCGTCAGATGACCCTCGACGCCTCCGTTGACATCTCCGGCACCGCCCAAGTCCTCTGGTGGGCGCACCGCTTCAGTGTCCACGTCGACAGCCATGTCGTCGTCGACCCCATCTTCCTCGACGTCATCGACCAGGAGAACCACTCCGAGACCCATCTCTACCTCTCCTAA
- the LOC135629418 gene encoding uncharacterized protein LOC135629418, with amino-acid sequence MYHPSRGGVRGGRDQFKWDDVKVDKHRENYLGHSIKAPVGRWQKGKDLFWYARDKKSDGAESDAIKEEIRRVKEEEEQAMREALGLAPKRASRSQGNRLDKHEYAELIKRGSTAEDLGAGHAEAAQVQGLGLYKLPLNHPESSSQPDHLKEIATGKDDDAPTVASDAELSEGDLRKKRRHEERRDEVKMCEERRDEKRRREKHEKKRFYDPSEKQKHQHRHREKGKRRHDSN; translated from the exons ATGTACCATCCTTCGAGAGGAGGCGTCCGTGGTGGTCGCGATC AATTCAAGTGGGATGATGTGAAGGTTGATAAGCATCGTGAGAACTATCTTGGTCATAGTATCAAGGCTCCTGTCGGTAGATGGCAAAAAG GGAAGGATCTATTCTGGTACGCCAGAGACAAGAAATCTGATGGAGCAGAATCAGATGCAATCAAAGAGGAAATAAGAAGggtcaaggaagaagaagaacaggCGATGCGTGAGGCTCTTGGTTTGGCACCCAAGCGTGCTAGCCGGTCTCAAGGCAACCGGCTAGATAAGCATGAGTATGCAGAACTTATAAAGAGAGGATCCACTGCAGAGGATTTGGGCGCTGGCCATGCTGAGGCAGCACAAGTCCAAGGCCTTGGCTTATACAA GTTGCCTCTAAACCACCCAGAGTCAAGCTCACAACCAGACCACTTGAAGGAGATTGCAACTGGCAAGGATGATGATGCACCCACTGTAGCAAGCGATGCAGAACTCTCCGAGGGAGACCTCAGGAAGAAGAGACGGCACGAAGAGAGGAGAGACGAGGTGAAGATGTGTGAAGAGAGGAGAGATGAGAAGAGGAGACGGGAGAAGCACGAGAAAAAACGGTTTTATGATCCAAGCGAGAAGCAGAAGCATCAGCATCGCCACAGAGAGAAGGGGAAGAGGAGGCATGATTCCAACTGA